The nucleotide sequence TTATCCTTTTCGTTTTTTCCCCATAAATATGCAACTTAGTGGGATTTACcagtatgtttttattaatttctttataTTTGATAAACATTGATTCACTGTAAACAGTTGTTCAACAAAGATACATGTTCGTCTTATTTGAAAGCGATACAGTGTTATCAGCAGGGGTCGTTTATCTATAGTCTTCCCATCGACGATTTACTGACCGAGTAGAGAACATGAAATTATGCGAGATAGCATATAATTCGCAATTGTTACTGGGCCAAGCGGTTGCCTATGTGTCGCATGGTCATGCACAGACTAGTTCGTATTTCCTTACACAGAACTGTCTAACATCCTATACGCTGTAGTCATCTATCCCGTAAAGGACGCAATAATGTGGCACACGTTTTGGGGGATatttctcaaatcagccaatgaaatattctgaTTTATTAATTCGGGTCTATTAGTGGAAAATGTATTCAACATTTTATAAGCTGTTGCTAATGGTCATTAaaagtgaaaagctgggttagacAACTACGTCGATAATGCCCTGATTCAGATCCCCACATCGCTTTATTATGTGCGGTTATACTATATTTCTATTTACCATATACATATACGGATTTTATGCTCTTACTGTATATGTGATACTTGCTTCTGTGTTATCACTTAATATGATGACATATCATTGTTTAAACGTATGCACTTTAAGTTtcgttaaacatatatttattctcATTTGACACATAAAATCGTTATCCACTAAAATGATCAGtattcattttataatataaaggaTACCTACTATAGAGAACATACTGCTGTAGATACATATCGTGTGCAATATCTTGTGCACGTGCAGCGTTCTTTTACGTGCTTCTGTTATGGACGTGTCGCTCTGTTGTAGAGGAACCCCGACATCTGTTTCAGTTTCAACAGCATTTCCATTTTCATAGATTCCTTTATGTAGTGCAATTTTATCAACGTGGGCTTGGTCTTTGTTGTCAATCACTTGCTCATCGTTTAACTCATTTTTTATTAGCATCATGTTTGTCAAAAGTTCATCGATATTGTCTTCACAATTTTCGCTCGGTGTCAGTTCGCGATTTGCCATGATCAAATAGGGAATTACCTAAAGAACACTTTAATGCTACTATATATATCCACATTCGTATCCTTCTCAGACCAAACCTGAATATAACTCTATTCAATGCTTATAATGTTATAACATTGACACATAAACAGTTCGTTTCGAAATAAAACGAAGCAACAACTTACCGGGTATGTATACATTTAGATTTCTTACATTTTTACAACAATTTAGACTCACGTCttaccccccgttcacacatagctgCGACTTTATGACGATTACCCCGATCAAGCCAAGATCTGAGAAAAaggatcgaggccgatcggagtctaaatcgagcaatttggcaaattatggtcttcatttcgacgCTTCTACGATGCCCCTACGTCAAACGCTAACTGTGTTTATTGCCGCGATATTCAAGATCATACTACGACGCTACGCAGAGCTTTTACTGCGCTTTTACTTCGATCATGAAGATCTCCACGATGCTTCCGCGCTGCCTGTATGATTACGGCGCTTCTACTACGCTCTTTTTACGACATTAGAGCGATTCTTGTAAGCTACGATCccgctacgcttgttttgagcatgttcaaaataagcgtggcaagagcgtagagctctccgaacatgaagactctaccgcgatcacactgcgcttatgaagactccactacgtttctcctgcgatttgtcacgatcggccacgttttTGGCCGCACcttgatcgtagtagaagcggcgtctatgtgtgaacggggggttaGTGCTTTTTTAAAATGAGCTCGCAATATTCAATACTCAACTTTTTCTATGAATTGCAGTTAGTAAATATTCTCATTGCTAGGTTTTTAAAACACCCGATATCTATTTCAAGTATTTTGTATTGAGCAATCATTAATCCACATGTATTTTTTCTGTAAGTTCCCCAATGCCTTTCTAAACACCGTTTCATGTATATGTTACTCGTGTTTGGTGATAAACTGTTCGTCCTAAATGTGTGCCACTCACCGTATACACATATCTCTACATAACCTTTAATAGTCCACAGTCGTTATGTAAAAGAGCAGTATCGCATTCACTTTTACTTTTCTCATACGATGTCCAAAGGTCACAAAAGTCAAATTTACGCGAAACTATTCTTTATCTTCGTgcccttgttatatttatatttgtttgtgtgGCAATATTTGTGAAGGTTTGCTATCAGTTAATACGACCCCTCTTTGCACCGAGGCATGGGCATTgcattatcaaagcgctgaaggcactgcagttgttcgctattgcatactttaagacgcaattcatttttcaaaattaatcgcaagtttgaaatgaacatacgccattcacatttatgaagagtgtgtcataacgcacgggtcgagctttgtgtgcactttttataatcttatttatttcatagaggTAAACAACATAGCCTTTtatggacgttctgaaagcataaaaagtatgatgaaaatggtagtgAGAactaaatataaagacaatttgcaatcaccatcatattaaatgaatattgttggaatatcgtatacctatctcactaagaatataatttcatgatgaaaattcactttaaaaacctttgatttttgacaccatatacaaattcaaaatatacaagaagatcattgatgaaaaaaaatgcgagcaatactttttactcacgaattaggttgTCATCAAGACAGCCCCGTTGACTTGTGCATTTCTGTGTATAATttacttgtaaccctagcagttcacacgttGCCAACAACTCTTACCCAAatataggtatagagcactaatgaaCTTTTTCGACTTAGCTGTTTCACTCAGGTTTTCATCTTAATGaattttacataacgccagcagacacgcattaatattttcgaatatttcataggctgattcgagaaaAAACCtttgaactttggctacatcactgtgtctgtgctcagcgcaaaggatgtagcactgttcagtgtaagaaattccggactactctctgaatgttcaaatgacacaaattgtggcccagttacaattacgcgttaaaatctatctagcagaatttcagttttgctttcaaaatgAGAAAACAAGCATTActaaaatagtatagtgtcccGATAAGAggaaaaatcatttaattatccaaccataatgtttgccgtactcggtcagcacgtctggaaatcgttcccgaacgcctggataggctgcacttatttacaagtttgctattttgaattaaattttgtatcgaaaagcattgtgcttaaatgtgccatttacaattcgtaatgagatttttaatgaccctcatcatgcgaaagtgggtcttattccatatgcgcaaATCATATATGTAAatcactcagcctgcgcatctctcagtctggtcaggagatacataatgaggcCAAAACATAATACTGgtaagtgattttatagcgaacagcatcgcctctggcCTGACTgagcaaatgcacatgttgggtttaagaaacgctggccgaaacgcataagacccattttcgcatgacgcggctatgaaagtgtgatttaaatgtctcgaaagaaaactgcgtttaaatcaatattaacatacgatatatttcgatagtgaagaaatatactcataatacgGCATGTGACACGTATGATGTGCACttccgtagtatattttttatctacttacactaatgtgtggtttgacactgacaacacacatctcatgcggtgaatatgcaacttacaagtgaaaacaaacacaatagttaaacttttgttttcattttatttatttatttagaatagtaaattgcaaactttatttcaaagtcagcgtttacgccgacttcattttaaaaagatatttcttgttctatttagtcgttttcggtttttgcgattataaagcatttttgaggttgtttatagtatacctgtagtaatttgtgaactcatgtccaacgttttataaattgagaactgcgaatataaacaagcttaaccttctactattgcgttgttagcactcgtaaatacaaaagatcgccgctatctgttgagaacaaaaaaacgtttcccagaaatccccgctgtagaagcatgaacgaggttactaAACAGATcatcattcgtgttatatttaattgtttgttatattcggctTTAGCGAgcatgaagcatttttgttgttgtctatcttATCCCTGAAGTTagtgttgaactcatgttcaacgttttataaactgagaatataaacaagcgtaaccatatactattgcgttgttttcccgaatatattaatagcctcagattaacaagcgtaaccttatactatggCGTTGTTTTCACCCGTgctctcccttgtttatcggcagccgcatctattaatagcctcagataatgaatgagctgagcaaaaatactacgtcatgaagacgcagcagaaagtggactagtTTAATCATCCATACACaatcttaatcattcataaacaatctcttccgcgacacgtataatacaatcattgtttattgattcttttatatataagctccgttcgaaactattacatttaacacgatatgtTTCCacttgtgaatgaatatagttggagaactcaaacctgttgcataaattatgcaactctttctcgcgcggatacggcatgtgtggccggtagtaggctctccgtagataagccgaaccgacttaaaattttgagtaacaacattagcCATCAAGCCATTGGAGTGTGTAAAAATGGCAAACATGTTTGGGATCCCAATAAGTTCTAGAATGTGAAAAATGCGGGATACGATCCTACCTCTTGATCTCCAGAACATACTTTTGGCACCGCGTATGAAAGGCGTTGAGGCGGCTCGCATGTCACATGAGGGTCGACAAGGTTTCGCTACCATACAGCAGGGTGCTGAGGACACAGGCATGATATTCCATGATCTCGGTCTTTTCTGTTAGTAGCTTGTTCTCCCAGACTATGTTTGCCAGTTTGGCCATATTGGCTGAAGGGTTTGCAAAACTAAATATCGATGGACAGGTTTCTGCTGCTGGTGGACCCAAGGTAGGTGAAGTCGTCGAACACTTCCAATGTATTGTTCCGGATCTTGATGCAGTATTCGTTATTGACATCGGCCACTTGCTCTTGTCCGTAAGCGAGCGGGGTTGACCAGTTTCCCATCAGATATTGTGTGAAGGTAGATGCAATCAATGGACGAGTCAAAGGCAGGCCTACCTCAGCTGAAAAGAAATGCCAAACAAAATATATGCGATTGTACAGCCAAGTCCGACGCCGCTTCTGATGTGGAATTACTAGGAAGATGACATGTCGCAAACACCAGTTcctttcatgttttttttgtaaggATAGCACCATGCTTCCAAGCTTGAGGCGGCAACTGATCTTCTTCAAAAAGCGGAACAGTCTGGTCTGCTGACCATgtcgatttttttttgcattgttGATTAAGGCCAAGTGAGGGCGCACACTCTGTTCTCTGCACTTTTCtttgatttagtttaaacctatttattttagctcgattgcatcgaaagccttaggcttatataaatgctctcgagtccgtttcctgggcctagaacaagtactcggtgtctttgggggagatataaagaacgctcccacggtggggatcgaacccgtgacctcccgatcgctaggcggacaccatatcattTACACCACGACGACCTTTGATTTGACGAACTTTGAAGATTATGTCGGTGGCGGAAGACACACTGGCACCCAAGATAGATCTTTGCTGCAAGGATTTGGGCTCGGTGAAGGAGAATGCGGGCAAAGACCTTCCCAACCTAGCTAAGCGAGATTCCTCTGCAGTTGTTACAGTAACTCCGGTCACCCTAGGAAAGTAGCTATTGTATAAGGTGACTATGGTTGCAACTAGCATGACTTATTGTACTACGCCATCATCCCAGCACAAGAGCAGAAATGTATGCAGTGACCGTCACTTTCTTTGGCTTTGTCACAGCTCAGCGAGTCGATGATGGAAAGTTCAACAGTGGGCATGGCTTCATTCTCTCCCATTACAGACAGGTTGCTAATGTCGTCGATTTCAGGCTTAGTGGCAACAGTTACCATAGAGTATAGCTCTGTGGAGTGCTCCATCCGTCCATCTCCTCATCTAATGATCACGGTCAGTTATCACCTGCCCAGTGAATGAGGCCACACACATTCCCACAGTCGGCTGAGCGCCTGATGCCCTCGCACAGCTGCAGCCAGTAGACGTAGGCGCATTGTCGCGCGATACGTTTTGAATTGCACCATGTCGTCCCAAAAGCTGAGAGCGTCCTCTCGCATGGGGGAAGGAGAAGATGAGCAATTGGTTGCATAGTCGGGTTCAATGTCTTAGATATTGACATTGAATAAGGATTAAGTCCATCCTACATTCAAAAGGCGTGCACATGTTATGACCGGAGAAGAGCTCCAACAATCTCTGTTCTTGTCGTTCGTCTTCCTAGTGGCATAGTGTCAAATACAAGACTGCCATTACCGACGGTCTCCTCCAACTCTAGCATAGGATGGGCTCAACCTTTGGAATTCCGCCAAGCAGACTGTCTAGCTGATCGTAGAATCTTCATCAGAAACGCATAGAGTCCGAACATAGACGCTGAAGATAGTGATGAGACCTGCAGCTGAGTTTTAGCGACGAGTAAGGATGTGACCCGTACCGCTATTGGGGGGTTCGATGAAGGCAAGCAAGATTTTATTTAGAGCAAAATATACTCCATGTTGACGTGCCTGTTTTTAATCACACCCCTTCCAGAATACAATGTAGTTCTCTTCCCTAAGGAAAGCATTAGATGAAAGTCTACTTTCTTGGAAGACGGTGATGCAAATGTCAAGTCTGGTAAGCTCTCTGTCGATGATGGGGGTCTTCATGGAGTCATCAATTGTGAGCAAGTCATCAGACTTTCCAGACCGCATGTTTTTcacataacaatttacaaaacGAAGTGTTGGAGATTTAAAGCAGTGTTCTTTCTCTTTTCTGGTGCGTGGTTTCCATACGCTTGTCGTGCATACAAACTTATCGCCTTGTACCCATTGAAGCAGGTTGATGTTGGCGGGTCAGCACCTTATTGACAGGTGATTGCCCAGCTTGATGCGGGCTTTAGCTCACCAATGCGACCCGTACATTAGGGCAAGTTCTTGTAGTATTTCGTCCGAGAAGAGAAGATATGAGCTGCTATTATTGGAGAAATGTGCAAAATTAAAATGTAGATCTTACGACAACTCAAAAAGCACTCTATTTTTGTCTAACACCTTAAACCCGGTAGGGAACTGCTGTTCCGTCATTGACAAAGttcttgtttaaacatattacTCACTGCCAAAGGtcaattgatattttacaattgtAATATTGAAATCATCAACATATTTCTCAACGACAAATGTCACTTCATATTTTACAACTGTAATATTGAAGTCACTTATGAATAGTTATATAATGCGTTGTGTATTTTGTACCTAGCaatattcaatgaattttaaaaattgtattgatGTTGTAAGttagaaattaaaattaaaggaGTTCGGTCAGCAGCCATCAAgagaatgatgatgatatggaCGATGACAGCTTGACCTATTTAGGAAGCTGATGATACTATGACCATCggaacttaaaaaaaacaatcctTAAAGTTAAATAAACACTTTAACGTATAAAACGTCTTAGACTTTTTGAACACCGAATTTTATGCGCTTCAGTGAAAGGTGTTTACAGCAGCTATTATTATAAAAGTGTATTAAAGGgatcacggtttggtaaatttacaaaattgaaaaaagttgtttcagattcgattCAAAagttgttttagttatgatatttgtgagaaaacagtattactgaacatttactatagtccaatatagccattatatgtaacttttgacgatttgaaaacctaaaaaattataaaggttgcaacgcgaaacgcttgaataatttggagaattctgttgttgtcgtttaaatttacgaaactacgaagattgcttatataaggtataaaatacttaaattttgTATATCcagcggaatagccgagagggctaatgcgtttttacttcagactaactccaggactccgggggtcactggttcgagccctggtaccggttacttttttttttgcttttttaaattttattcttgattttttacttgagcttttaagatccaatgttaatatttatcaatataaagcatttaatgacaaacttcaaaatatgccaaaatctgttaaaaggcccctttaaaaccacATGACAATATTCGcatcatttttattaataattaggACAATATTTAATACTTATTTGAATCTCTCGTGAGACGTCTGTGCGCTATGACCACGAACAAATAGTCGACACTCATGACAACCACGATGATGCAATGGACATATATGAGCCAAAGCTGTGAGAAGCGCTCCATCAAATACCCGACCAGCACCGGATATAGCATAGCACCCAGAGCAACCATGACGGACAAGGTCGCGGCGACCTTACCCGTGAGGCGCGTCACGTGATAGGATATCCAGGTGTGTATACCGGCGTATATGCTCGACATTCCCAGCCCACAGACACAGACGCCCACCCACAGAAAAGCGGGAATGTCAAGCACCGTGGAAAATATAAGAAACGTGCCGCTAACAATTAATGCAGCGTGGTTCAGAAAAAGCACGGTTGTAACACTAGCGTACTTGAGTAAAACAATTCTTAAAGCTCTCGCTGCGGCAAACGTTATCCGGAAAGCAAAATTTATACTCGTGCCTTCTGAAGGGCTCCAATTCAAACCGGATGTGACGAAAGTCATTAGGAAGAAAGTCAAGCCGCTATCTAGCATCAAGTAGAAAGTGAGGTGTACAGCCAATAGTAAGGTAAATACCACTTGCATTCTTGATGAGAGACCATTCTTTATTTGTTTGCTGCTTGATCCATTCATCAGGTAATGCGAGTCGATTCGTTCCTGGATAACGCCATGAGTTGCGAGGACGACGATGTACACAACGGTAGAGACGACAAAGACGCCCGAGGTGATCAGGAATACAATATACACCTTCGAATCACCGTTGATAGTTTCATACTCGCAATCCGCGTTCGATCGATTACTTTGTCCATCGGTAAGAGGGACCGAATAGTTACACGCTCCTACGGTAGAATCATTTTCTGGCACTGAAAGTTTTGGCGCTAGAAACGGTTCCGCCGAGAAAGTCGATATTGTTGCACCGATACTCCACATAAGGTGGTAGCCTTGCATGTAGGGACCTGCCTGGTGGCCCCATACTTCGGCAATGTCCGTACACATCACTGAAACAACATGTCCATTATAGTACAACTTTGCTGTGAtgataaatgaatttaaaattaaaacacaatgaCCGACGTTGTAGGCAATGCCCGTTCTTAATTAAGTCATCAAGATTTGAACGATTGAACATGTGAACTGATTTCTATTACACAAaaaacttaaagtgatattaaatctccaaaaatgaaaatatcatacaGCCAATATATTAGTGTCAAGCAGCATAATTTAACACCAAtctgtatttgtttaaattaaaggTGAGGGTCGAAGACTGTTATTTTGTCTTCGAATATTCTGTTTTActtacagaatttaaaaaaaataaaaaatgcgtGTTTATGTAAAATGTTCAAGTACCACTGTCATAATATTTACTGATTGTTAAAACAGTCATAGTCATCTTAATAATTAGTTATACAAACGTATAAAAAATACGACAACTTACATATTTGTATACATGTGCGatgtaaaacaataaaactaCACTATATCGTACTAGTATCTATCCACGCTGTGATCACCCCGTGCGAAATGTGTAATGCAATCACGCTTGCGAACGGACACCACGGTGTGATGGCAGTGATGACGccttgtcggaccgtatttggtacaaaaacgaatatggtacatttgtaccatattcggccgaatatggtacaaatgtaccatactcggaccgaagatggtacaattttcgaccgaatatggtacaaacattgtaccatattcggttggaataagtttttctatgctcgccaaaacgtatttggtacataccaaaaaaactcataaaaatgaaaatggcctacgtatatggtacataaattatgtatttcttaataaatgaaatagtctgccgatgtgtaaactttttttcaaactcaaatacattgtattaacctaatattggaagtgacaaaagtatcatcatcatcatcatcatcatcatcatcatcatcatcatcatcatcatcatcatcatcatcatcatcatcatcatcatcatcatcgtcgtcgtcgtcgtcgtcgtcgtcgtcgtcgtcgtaactagcagtaacagaaacagctaacctaaccacactttacatggattttgctggttgtgtaactgtttcgccggctctCAACCTAACTTATAATAgaccaattcacgcgtgacgtcacgcgcacctgcgtgtttttTCCGCGCCactctggtaggcaaaagaaagacacgatcAAAGAGGAGATATCGAGCAtgatatttattgtcacgctctatatctatattaaatacattatttaatatattttgatatgtatacgatcatgtttagattttagatttaaacatcccaaaagttgttgtactgtactaaaacaaataagaatgaaaacaaacaataaatagaccgattccatgcacacagcatatattaacttaccactatgataatccataatccatctgttattaagtatgaacaattgctgcaactaaagaacagggtctgaactaataacactttgtttatgtgttaaggaatctttgagtatcagatcaaatttgttaaatcgtataacgtaatttacccattgttcatcttatgtaccccaatacacaggtggttagcgtgtggctatgatattaattagtgaaaacatcattttgaatgataaataatcatattataacgaaaaattaacttttctgaaaaaaaaaatatttcactatcaaatatatatataacaaggtatgcaactcaaaatcagcccaaaacggggtgcatcgctttgaacagccatatcttcatcaattgtgcagcgattttcacgatctcggtcttattcaacgcagaaatgaatttcctttctggaaatgtatatgtcttgcaatatttttacaaatgctgggtcaacttttaagaaataacacgatacacaacacgcatgacccagttg is from Dreissena polymorpha isolate Duluth1 chromosome 14, UMN_Dpol_1.0, whole genome shotgun sequence and encodes:
- the LOC127857600 gene encoding sodium-dependent glucose transporter 1-like isoform X1, whose amino-acid sequence is MAHREQTANGNSADNENLTKMFMKNEFNDEQMIEKEEQGHDDCNALQKGLPETGNAVETETDVGFPLQRNYSSKTKARNRTLHVHKILHTICVYSSFFSIGWRSGLHGPVFPDLRRLMNEDLAVSSWIFTGLSLGGIFGSILSGVIHEKIRRLKVYICCGITAALGVITAITPWCPFASVIALHISHGVITAWIDTMMCTDIAEVWGHQAGPYMQGYHLMWSIGATISTFSAEPFLAPKLSVPENDSTVGACNYSVPLTDGQSNRSNADCEYETINGDSKVYIVFLITSGVFVVSTVVYIVVLATHGVIQERIDSHYLMNGSSSKQIKNGLSSRMQVVFTLLLAVHLTFYLMLDSGLTFFLMTFVTSGLNWSPSEGTSINFAFRITFAAARALRIVLLKYASVTTVLFLNHAALIVSGTFLIFSTVLDIPAFLWVGVCVCGLGMSSIYAGIHTWISYHVTRLTGKVAATLSVMVALGAMLYPVLVGYLMERFSQLWLIYVHCIIVVVMSVDYLFVVIAHRRLTRDSNKY
- the LOC127857600 gene encoding sodium-dependent glucose transporter 1-like isoform X2, producing MMCTDIAEVWGHQAGPYMQGYHLMWSIGATISTFSAEPFLAPKLSVPENDSTVGACNYSVPLTDGQSNRSNADCEYETINGDSKVYIVFLITSGVFVVSTVVYIVVLATHGVIQERIDSHYLMNGSSSKQIKNGLSSRMQVVFTLLLAVHLTFYLMLDSGLTFFLMTFVTSGLNWSPSEGTSINFAFRITFAAARALRIVLLKYASVTTVLFLNHAALIVSGTFLIFSTVLDIPAFLWVGVCVCGLGMSSIYAGIHTWISYHVTRLTGKVAATLSVMVALGAMLYPVLVGYLMERFSQLWLIYVHCIIVVVMSVDYLFVVIAHRRLTRDSNKY